Part of the Ruegeria sp. AD91A genome, CCGAGGCGTCGGCCTATGGCCCGGTGGGTGTGCCTGTCATTCAGGCAGCCGGTCTGCCGCTGAAATTCTCTCGCTGGACACCAGAAGGCGCGCTCAGGGATGGTCCCTTTGGTGCAAAAGTGCCCCAGGTGGATGACTATTTCGGCCCCGAAATTCTGATCGTGCCGCTGGTCGCCTTCGATGCAAATGGTGGTCGCCTGGGTTATGGCGGCGGGTTTTACGACCGGACACTGGAAGGTCTGCGCGCCAAACGCCCGACGCTTGCCATCGGCTTTGCTTTTGATGCGCAAGAGGCTGCGGACCTGCCTCTCGAACTGACCGACCAACCGCTGGACATGGTTGTCACGGAAAGCCGCGTGCTGACCTTCTAGCTGCTACTTCTCGAAGTGGCTGCGCAAGTAATCCCAGGCATCCACCTCGGTGCCGTCCTTCAGGATGCAGATGCCGTAGACGCTGCCGTCTTCGTTTTTTCGAAGTTGGTAGGTCCCGTCGTTTTCAATGCAAAAGGTCGCAGCGGGGTTGGGCATGGATGTCTTGGTGCCTTCGGCCGCGGCAGCAGTTGCCGCCAGAAGGCAGCCTGTCAGAACAATTGACGACTTCACGAAGAATTCCTTCCGTATTCAAGAGATGTCTCGAAACATTGCCGCGGCAGAATTTGATTTCAACCCCGAAGTCTGCCGGAAATTTCATGCTTCCGCCTTGTTATTGCCCTGCGCAGCCCCTACGACCCGGATCATGAGGATTTTGTTTCTTGGTGATGTCATGGGGCGCGCGGGGCGCGCTGCCGTTCAGCAGCACTTGCCGCGTCTGCGCGACGAATGGCGGCTGGATTTTGTTGTGGTCAACGGTGAAAACGCGTCCAACGGCATGGGGCTGAGCGGGGATCACGCCAGGCTGTTGCTTGATGCCGGGGCAGATTGCCTGACGCTGGGCGATCATGCCTTCGATCAGAAAGACATGCTGCAATTTATCGAGAAAGAACAGCGAATCGTACGGCCCGTGAACTTTGCCAAAGGCGCGCCGGGACGGGGTCATCGGCTGTTCACGGCGCCGGGTGGACGCAAGGTTCTGGTGGTGCAGGTGCTGGGTCAGGTCTTTATGAAACGACCGTTTGACGACCCGTTCTCAGCCATTGAGCCGATTCTGAAGTCTCACCCGAGAGGCGGGCAGGCGCAGGCCATCATCGTGGATATGCATTGCGAGGCCACGTCCGAAAAGATGGCGATGGGCCATTATTGTGACAAGCGCGCAAGCCTTGTGGTGGGGACGCACACCCATGTGCCAACGGCGGATTCCCAGATTTTGCCGGGTGGCACCGGGTATCTGACGGATGCGGGCATGTGCGGAGACTACGACTCGGTCATCGGGATGGACAAGCAGGAGCCTATGCGCCGGTTCATCACCGGTATGCCCAAGGCACGCTTTACCCCCGCAACCGGTGAAGCCACTCTGAGCGGCGTGTTTGTGGAAACCGACGACCGTGACGGACAGGCCAAATCCGTGCGTATGGTGCGGGTCGGAGGGCGTCTGGAACAAGCCGGGCCCGAATAGTCATCGTTAGGCTTGCTCTGTCGGGCGCAATGCGTGAAACTGCATGTCATCAGGCGCTTGGGCCGGGGTTCGGACAGAATACCACGAATGAATTTCCTTTCACTGACAGACACAGGAAGCGCAGTTCTGGCGCTGCTCATCGTTGCGGGCATGTTCATCATGTTCCTGCGCGAAGTTTATCCGACCGAAGTCGTAGCCCTTGGCGGTGTTTCTCTGATGCTTGTAACTGGCATCCTACCCTATCAAAGCGCGCTTGCGGTTCTGTCCAACCCGGCACCCTGGACGATTGCCGCGATGTTCATCATCATGGGGGCCTTGGTGCGGACCGGAGCCTTGGACTCGTTCACTTCGACCGCACAGAAGCAGGCTCAGGTAAACCCGCGTATTGCCATCGCTTTGCTTATGGGGTTTGTCGTGCTGGCCTCGGCGGTGGTGTCGAATACGCCAGTGGTTGTGGTCATGATTCCGGTCTTTGTGCAAATTGCCCGCACGCTGAATGTTCCCGCATCCAAATTGCTGATTCCGTTGAGTTACGCAGCCATTTTGGGCGGCACGCTGACGTTGATCGGCACGTCCACGAACCTGCTGGTGGATGGCGTGGCCCGCGCGCAGGGGATGAAAGCCTTTACGATT contains:
- a CDS encoding 5-formyltetrahydrofolate cyclo-ligase, with protein sequence MTDLTEIKAAARKAAFARRKAAFDARLPGAAGRLSEVLAGHRGVPLSGYMPIRTEIDPVPAMAEASAYGPVGVPVIQAAGLPLKFSRWTPEGALRDGPFGAKVPQVDDYFGPEILIVPLVAFDANGGRLGYGGGFYDRTLEGLRAKRPTLAIGFAFDAQEAADLPLELTDQPLDMVVTESRVLTF
- a CDS encoding DUF333 domain-containing protein — protein: MKSSIVLTGCLLAATAAAAEGTKTSMPNPAATFCIENDGTYQLRKNEDGSVYGICILKDGTEVDAWDYLRSHFEK
- a CDS encoding TIGR00282 family metallophosphoesterase, with product MRILFLGDVMGRAGRAAVQQHLPRLRDEWRLDFVVVNGENASNGMGLSGDHARLLLDAGADCLTLGDHAFDQKDMLQFIEKEQRIVRPVNFAKGAPGRGHRLFTAPGGRKVLVVQVLGQVFMKRPFDDPFSAIEPILKSHPRGGQAQAIIVDMHCEATSEKMAMGHYCDKRASLVVGTHTHVPTADSQILPGGTGYLTDAGMCGDYDSVIGMDKQEPMRRFITGMPKARFTPATGEATLSGVFVETDDRDGQAKSVRMVRVGGRLEQAGPE